The stretch of DNA GCGGCGGAAATAATTGCGCAACTGCGCTGAGGAGAAACTGGCCACCGTCTCGGGCGTGCCGAGAATGGGGCGGCCGAGGGGATGGCGCGTCCAGAACTTCTGCACGAACATTTCGTGCACCAGGTCATCCGGCGCATCCTCGACCATCTTGATTTCTTCGAGAATCACGCCTTGCTCGCGCACCACGTCATCTGGCGCGAGGGCCGGATTCAGGAGCATGTCACTGAGCAGGTCCAGCGCAATCGGCACGTGCTCGTCGAGCACCTTGATGTAGTAGCCGGCGTATTCCTTCGAGGTGAAGGCATCCACCTGGCCGCCGACCGAGTCGATGGCCTGCGCCAAGTCGCGCGCCGATCGCCGTTCGGTGCCCTTGAACAACATGTGCTCCACGAAGTGCGCGATGCCACTCTCGGCATCCGACTCATGGCGCGAGCCGCGGGTCAGCCACACACCGATGGCCACCGACCGCACGTGCGGCAGGGTTTCAGTGACAAGCCGCAGGCCGGACGGGAACGTC from Acidobacteriota bacterium encodes:
- a CDS encoding insulinase family protein yields the protein MVKSETFPSGLRLVTETLPHVRSVAIGVWLTRGSRHESDAESGIAHFVEHMLFKGTERRSARDLAQAIDSVGGQVDAFTSKEYAGYYIKVLDEHVPIALDLLSDMLLNPALAPDDVVREQGVILEEIKMVEDAPDDLVHEMFVQKFWTRHPLGRPILGTPETVASFSSAQLRNYFRRTYVAPNLVVAAAGHLDHDRLRDDIARVFGSLSSVASDDAVTAPSMTPGVDQRVKDI